From Parasteatoda tepidariorum isolate YZ-2023 chromosome 1, CAS_Ptep_4.0, whole genome shotgun sequence, one genomic window encodes:
- the LOC107454877 gene encoding LIM domain kinase 1 isoform X2, producing the protein MPFCSGCFENITDEECIQACNKDWHGSCFRCTMCQNPVVGTFFEKDGLVYCQKDYWNEFGEKCHDCKQFISGPVMVAGDHKFHPECFTCDNCNSYIGDGESFALVERSRLYCASCYKKQMTPLSQKLPFSSEPHSIKLVEIPAHSEASNRKVKISVGCCQNQKVERGFHELHISDVVLNKDLMSLHIGDRILEVNGTPLQHHSLDEIKKLIQSRDKPVQLTVEHEPSVLIRSRSMNFSSNLETSPYLSSNANVLPKCSLSHRPAEQRLRRSSSLPRSFIRDFKSSRGQQYDFARTRSFRVQTKNQQIFRPSDLVLGKLLGRGFFGQAFLVTHRHTGQKMVMKELYRLDEEAQQNFVKEIAVLRSLEHRNVLRFVGVLYKDQKLHLLTEFLSGGTLQDFIHDKSVDISWLQRVNFSKDIASGMAYLHSKNIIHRDLNSNNCLVREDKSVVVADFGLARVMLDKQLSRKSSTGNRRPERKKRYTVVGNPYWMAPEMMSHKKYDERVDIFSFGIILCEIIGRIPADPDILPRSSDFGLNVAAFKEKFCDGCPELYSEIAFKCCDISPEKRPSFNIIKEWLETMSLHLAVNHELSKELANSINNYNSQTEAQEEDSSPEGDYFSPPPFPLLRTFSETGTCRLSIDSSAGIIEL; encoded by the exons ATGCCTTTCTGTTCGggatgttttgaaaatattactgatGAGGAATGTATTCAAGCATGTAATAAGGACTGGCATGGCTCATGCTTTCG ATGCACAATGTGCCAAAATCCAGTTGTtggaacattttttgaaaaggatGGCTTAGTATATTGTCAAAAAGATTATTGGAATGAATTTGGAGAAAAGTGCCATGActgcaaacaatttatttctggTCCAGTTATG GTTGCAGGTGATCACAAATTTCATCCTGAATGCTTTACCTGTGATAATTGTAACAGTTATATTGGAGATGGAGAATCTTTTGCTTTAGTTGAAAGGAGCCGTCTTTActg tGCTTCTTGCTACAAAAAGCAAATGACTCCTCTTTCTCAAAAACTGCCCTTTTCTAGTGAACCTCACAGCATTAAATTAGTTGAAATTCCTGCCCATTCTGAAGCTTCCAACAGAAAGGTCAAAATATCTGTTGGTTGTTGCCAAAATCAGAAAGTGGAGAGAGGTTTTCATGAGCTTCATATATCtga tgtggTTCTGAATAAAGATTTAATGTCTTTACACATTGGTGATAGAATCTTGGAAGTTAATGGCACACCACTTCAGCATCATTCTTTAGATGaa ATCAAGAAACTCATTCAATCCCGTGATAAACCCGTTCAGTTGACTGTTGAACATGAACCTTCTGTTCTCATACGATCACGATCTATGAACTTTTCGTCAAATCTTGAAACATCTCCATATTTGTCCTCAAATGCAAATGTCCTTCCCAAGTGCTCTTTATCTCACAGACCTGCTGAACAAAGATTAAGACGCTCATCCTCACTACCTCGATCTTTCATCAG AGATTTTAAATCGTCAAGGGGACAGCAATATGATTTTGCAAGAACTCGTTCATTTAGAGTACAAACAAAGAATCAACAGATATTTCGACCTTCTGATCTTGTTTTAGGAAAATTGCTGGGAAGGGGTTTCTTTGGTCAAGCTTTTCTt GTCACTCACAGGCACACAGGGCAGAAAATGGTGATGAAAGAACTTTATAGACTGGATGAGGAGGCTCAACAGAACTTTGTCAAAGAAATTGCTGTCCTGCGCTCTTTGGAGCATCGAAATGTTTTGCGGTTTGTTGGTGTGCTCTACAAAGATCAAAAGCTGCATTTACTGACTGAATTCTTATCAGGGGGCACACTGCAAGACTTCATTCATGATAAGTCAGTGGATATATCTTGGTTGCAGCgagttaatttttctaaagatatAGCTTCTGGAATG gcttatttgcattcaaaaaatatcattcacaGGGATTTGAATTCTAACAATTGCTTAGTGAGAGAG GATAAAAGTGTTGTAGTTGCTGATTTTGGACTGGCGCGTGTTATGCTCGATAAGCAATTAAGTCGAAAATCGAGCACGGGAAATCGTCGccctgaaagaaagaaaagatataCCGTTGTTGGAAATCCTTATTGGATGGCGCCTGAAATGATgtcacataaaaaatatgatgagCGTGTTGACATATTTTCTTTTGGTATCATTTTGTGTGAG ataATTGGTAGAATTCCTGCTGATCCTGATATCTTGCCTAGAAGTTCAGATTTTGGACTTAATGTTGCagcttttaaagaaaagttttgtgaTGGTTGTCCTGAGCTTTATTCTGAAATAGCATTTAAATGTTGTGATATTTCTCCTGAAAAAAG GCCTTCGTTTAATATTATAAAGGAATGGTTGGAAACCATGTCTCTTCACTTAGCAGTAAACCATGAACTATCTAAAGAATTAGCCAAttccataaataattataactctCAGACTGAGGCACAAGAAGAAGATTCTAGTCCTGAAGGAGATTATTTTTCTCCTCCTCCTTTTCCTCTTCTAAGAACTTTCAGCGAGACTGGGACTTGCAGACTTTCCATTGATTCCTCTGCCGGTATTATAGAGTTGTAA
- the LOC107454877 gene encoding LIM domain kinase 1 isoform X1 produces the protein MCYRWRVESQRRRKLVMPFCSGCFENITDEECIQACNKDWHGSCFRCTMCQNPVVGTFFEKDGLVYCQKDYWNEFGEKCHDCKQFISGPVMVAGDHKFHPECFTCDNCNSYIGDGESFALVERSRLYCASCYKKQMTPLSQKLPFSSEPHSIKLVEIPAHSEASNRKVKISVGCCQNQKVERGFHELHISDVVLNKDLMSLHIGDRILEVNGTPLQHHSLDEIKKLIQSRDKPVQLTVEHEPSVLIRSRSMNFSSNLETSPYLSSNANVLPKCSLSHRPAEQRLRRSSSLPRSFIRDFKSSRGQQYDFARTRSFRVQTKNQQIFRPSDLVLGKLLGRGFFGQAFLVTHRHTGQKMVMKELYRLDEEAQQNFVKEIAVLRSLEHRNVLRFVGVLYKDQKLHLLTEFLSGGTLQDFIHDKSVDISWLQRVNFSKDIASGMAYLHSKNIIHRDLNSNNCLVREDKSVVVADFGLARVMLDKQLSRKSSTGNRRPERKKRYTVVGNPYWMAPEMMSHKKYDERVDIFSFGIILCEIIGRIPADPDILPRSSDFGLNVAAFKEKFCDGCPELYSEIAFKCCDISPEKRPSFNIIKEWLETMSLHLAVNHELSKELANSINNYNSQTEAQEEDSSPEGDYFSPPPFPLLRTFSETGTCRLSIDSSAGIIEL, from the exons ATGTGCTACAGGTGGCGTGTGGAGAGTCAAAGAAGAAGGAA attagtgATGCCTTTCTGTTCGggatgttttgaaaatattactgatGAGGAATGTATTCAAGCATGTAATAAGGACTGGCATGGCTCATGCTTTCG ATGCACAATGTGCCAAAATCCAGTTGTtggaacattttttgaaaaggatGGCTTAGTATATTGTCAAAAAGATTATTGGAATGAATTTGGAGAAAAGTGCCATGActgcaaacaatttatttctggTCCAGTTATG GTTGCAGGTGATCACAAATTTCATCCTGAATGCTTTACCTGTGATAATTGTAACAGTTATATTGGAGATGGAGAATCTTTTGCTTTAGTTGAAAGGAGCCGTCTTTActg tGCTTCTTGCTACAAAAAGCAAATGACTCCTCTTTCTCAAAAACTGCCCTTTTCTAGTGAACCTCACAGCATTAAATTAGTTGAAATTCCTGCCCATTCTGAAGCTTCCAACAGAAAGGTCAAAATATCTGTTGGTTGTTGCCAAAATCAGAAAGTGGAGAGAGGTTTTCATGAGCTTCATATATCtga tgtggTTCTGAATAAAGATTTAATGTCTTTACACATTGGTGATAGAATCTTGGAAGTTAATGGCACACCACTTCAGCATCATTCTTTAGATGaa ATCAAGAAACTCATTCAATCCCGTGATAAACCCGTTCAGTTGACTGTTGAACATGAACCTTCTGTTCTCATACGATCACGATCTATGAACTTTTCGTCAAATCTTGAAACATCTCCATATTTGTCCTCAAATGCAAATGTCCTTCCCAAGTGCTCTTTATCTCACAGACCTGCTGAACAAAGATTAAGACGCTCATCCTCACTACCTCGATCTTTCATCAG AGATTTTAAATCGTCAAGGGGACAGCAATATGATTTTGCAAGAACTCGTTCATTTAGAGTACAAACAAAGAATCAACAGATATTTCGACCTTCTGATCTTGTTTTAGGAAAATTGCTGGGAAGGGGTTTCTTTGGTCAAGCTTTTCTt GTCACTCACAGGCACACAGGGCAGAAAATGGTGATGAAAGAACTTTATAGACTGGATGAGGAGGCTCAACAGAACTTTGTCAAAGAAATTGCTGTCCTGCGCTCTTTGGAGCATCGAAATGTTTTGCGGTTTGTTGGTGTGCTCTACAAAGATCAAAAGCTGCATTTACTGACTGAATTCTTATCAGGGGGCACACTGCAAGACTTCATTCATGATAAGTCAGTGGATATATCTTGGTTGCAGCgagttaatttttctaaagatatAGCTTCTGGAATG gcttatttgcattcaaaaaatatcattcacaGGGATTTGAATTCTAACAATTGCTTAGTGAGAGAG GATAAAAGTGTTGTAGTTGCTGATTTTGGACTGGCGCGTGTTATGCTCGATAAGCAATTAAGTCGAAAATCGAGCACGGGAAATCGTCGccctgaaagaaagaaaagatataCCGTTGTTGGAAATCCTTATTGGATGGCGCCTGAAATGATgtcacataaaaaatatgatgagCGTGTTGACATATTTTCTTTTGGTATCATTTTGTGTGAG ataATTGGTAGAATTCCTGCTGATCCTGATATCTTGCCTAGAAGTTCAGATTTTGGACTTAATGTTGCagcttttaaagaaaagttttgtgaTGGTTGTCCTGAGCTTTATTCTGAAATAGCATTTAAATGTTGTGATATTTCTCCTGAAAAAAG GCCTTCGTTTAATATTATAAAGGAATGGTTGGAAACCATGTCTCTTCACTTAGCAGTAAACCATGAACTATCTAAAGAATTAGCCAAttccataaataattataactctCAGACTGAGGCACAAGAAGAAGATTCTAGTCCTGAAGGAGATTATTTTTCTCCTCCTCCTTTTCCTCTTCTAAGAACTTTCAGCGAGACTGGGACTTGCAGACTTTCCATTGATTCCTCTGCCGGTATTATAGAGTTGTAA
- the LOC107454877 gene encoding LIM domain kinase 1 isoform X3: MCYRWRVESQRRRKLVMPFCSGCFENITDEECIQACNKDWHGSCFRCTMCQNPVVGTFFEKDGLVYCQKDYWNEFGEKCHDCKQFISGPVMVAGDHKFHPECFTCDNCNSYIGDGESFALVERSRLYCASCYKKQMTPLSQKLPFSSEPHSIKLVEIPAHSEASNRKVKISVGCCQNQKVERGFHELHISDVVLNKDLMSLHIGDRILEVNGTPLQHHSLDEIKKLIQSRDKPVQLTVEHEPSVLIRSRSMNFSSNLETSPYLSSNANVLPKCSLSHRPAEQRLRRSSSLPRSFIRDFKSSRGQQYDFARTRSFRVQTKNQQIFRPSDLVLGKLLGRGFFGQAFLVTHRHTGQKMVMKELYRLDEEAQQNFVKEIAVLRSLEHRNVLRFVGVLYKDQKLHLLTEFLSGGTLQDFIHDKSVDISWLQRVNFSKDIASGMAYLHSKNIIHRDLNSNNCLVREDKSVVVADFGLARVMLDKQLSRKSSTGNRRPERKKRYTVVGNPYWMAPEMMSHKKYDERVDIFSFGIILCEIIGRIPADPDILPRSSDFGLNVAAFKEKFCDGCPELYSEIAFKCCDISPEKSCQKVEFIIQMVRACVCYFISACSIQDL, translated from the exons ATGTGCTACAGGTGGCGTGTGGAGAGTCAAAGAAGAAGGAA attagtgATGCCTTTCTGTTCGggatgttttgaaaatattactgatGAGGAATGTATTCAAGCATGTAATAAGGACTGGCATGGCTCATGCTTTCG ATGCACAATGTGCCAAAATCCAGTTGTtggaacattttttgaaaaggatGGCTTAGTATATTGTCAAAAAGATTATTGGAATGAATTTGGAGAAAAGTGCCATGActgcaaacaatttatttctggTCCAGTTATG GTTGCAGGTGATCACAAATTTCATCCTGAATGCTTTACCTGTGATAATTGTAACAGTTATATTGGAGATGGAGAATCTTTTGCTTTAGTTGAAAGGAGCCGTCTTTActg tGCTTCTTGCTACAAAAAGCAAATGACTCCTCTTTCTCAAAAACTGCCCTTTTCTAGTGAACCTCACAGCATTAAATTAGTTGAAATTCCTGCCCATTCTGAAGCTTCCAACAGAAAGGTCAAAATATCTGTTGGTTGTTGCCAAAATCAGAAAGTGGAGAGAGGTTTTCATGAGCTTCATATATCtga tgtggTTCTGAATAAAGATTTAATGTCTTTACACATTGGTGATAGAATCTTGGAAGTTAATGGCACACCACTTCAGCATCATTCTTTAGATGaa ATCAAGAAACTCATTCAATCCCGTGATAAACCCGTTCAGTTGACTGTTGAACATGAACCTTCTGTTCTCATACGATCACGATCTATGAACTTTTCGTCAAATCTTGAAACATCTCCATATTTGTCCTCAAATGCAAATGTCCTTCCCAAGTGCTCTTTATCTCACAGACCTGCTGAACAAAGATTAAGACGCTCATCCTCACTACCTCGATCTTTCATCAG AGATTTTAAATCGTCAAGGGGACAGCAATATGATTTTGCAAGAACTCGTTCATTTAGAGTACAAACAAAGAATCAACAGATATTTCGACCTTCTGATCTTGTTTTAGGAAAATTGCTGGGAAGGGGTTTCTTTGGTCAAGCTTTTCTt GTCACTCACAGGCACACAGGGCAGAAAATGGTGATGAAAGAACTTTATAGACTGGATGAGGAGGCTCAACAGAACTTTGTCAAAGAAATTGCTGTCCTGCGCTCTTTGGAGCATCGAAATGTTTTGCGGTTTGTTGGTGTGCTCTACAAAGATCAAAAGCTGCATTTACTGACTGAATTCTTATCAGGGGGCACACTGCAAGACTTCATTCATGATAAGTCAGTGGATATATCTTGGTTGCAGCgagttaatttttctaaagatatAGCTTCTGGAATG gcttatttgcattcaaaaaatatcattcacaGGGATTTGAATTCTAACAATTGCTTAGTGAGAGAG GATAAAAGTGTTGTAGTTGCTGATTTTGGACTGGCGCGTGTTATGCTCGATAAGCAATTAAGTCGAAAATCGAGCACGGGAAATCGTCGccctgaaagaaagaaaagatataCCGTTGTTGGAAATCCTTATTGGATGGCGCCTGAAATGATgtcacataaaaaatatgatgagCGTGTTGACATATTTTCTTTTGGTATCATTTTGTGTGAG ataATTGGTAGAATTCCTGCTGATCCTGATATCTTGCCTAGAAGTTCAGATTTTGGACTTAATGTTGCagcttttaaagaaaagttttgtgaTGGTTGTCCTGAGCTTTATTCTGAAATAGCATTTAAATGTTGTGATATTTCTCCTGAAAAAAG ctgtcagaaagttgaatttataattcaaatggTAAGAGCATGTGTGtgttattttatatcagcaTGCAGTATTCAGGATCTGTAG